The following are from one region of the Candidatus Bathyarchaeota archaeon genome:
- a CDS encoding Lrp/AsnC ligand binding domain-containing protein: protein MLTAFVLISTELGEEENLLKQLKSVSNVKEAHIVYGVYDIVVKVEAENMDILKEMVTRNIRSLSEVRSTITMTVAEGI from the coding sequence ATGCTTACGGCTTTTGTATTGATAAGTACTGAATTGGGAGAAGAAGAAAATCTCCTCAAACAATTAAAAAGCGTCAGCAATGTAAAAGAAGCTCACATAGTTTACGGTGTTTATGATATAGTAGTTAAGGTCGAAGCTGAAAACATGGACATACTGAAGGAAATGGTAACTCGTAATATTCGAAGTCTAAGTGAAGTAAGAAGCACTATAACAATGACCGTTGCTGAAGGAATCTGA